From Candidatus Woesearchaeota archaeon, one genomic window encodes:
- a CDS encoding cold shock domain-containing protein: protein MEGTVKWFNRKKGYGFIAGGDGKEYFVHQSGLSQGRFLRDNDRVSFDSEQGERGPIAKNVVLLQKGSDLNGSEEGQEDSQSEEFVEESAEESENDEESDEDFEDEDSSEE from the coding sequence ATGGAAGGAACAGTAAAATGGTTCAATAGAAAAAAAGGATACGGTTTCATAGCCGGCGGAGATGGCAAAGAATATTTTGTCCACCAATCAGGCTTATCACAAGGAAGATTTTTACGCGATAATGACCGTGTATCTTTTGATTCTGAACAAGGAGAACGCGGACCAATTGCAAAAAATGTAGTTTTACTTCAAAAGGGCAGCGACTTAAACGGTTCTGAAGAAGGACAAGAAGATAGCCAATCAGAAGAATTTGTTGAAGAAAGCGCTGAAGAATCTGAAAATGACGAAGAGTCAGATGAAGATTTTGAAGATGAAGATTCAAGTGAAGAATAA
- a CDS encoding DEAD/DEAH box helicase family protein, with protein MLKNFNPRLYQQTILHTAVNYNTLVVLPTGMGKTGVAVMLAAQRLKQYPNSKILVLAPTKPLVEQIKSFFQDHIETTVIMFTGQIKSEKRAELWKSNNIIISTPQGLENDIINQKIDLKDISLLIVDEAHRAIGDYSYVWIAKQYHQKALFPRILALTASPGSDIEKITEITQNLFVEEVEVRTSEDPDVKPYIQHVNIKWIDVQLPESFKEIKKFLDDSLKSKLEEIKKNGFLSQLQVIQPSKIEILKLQGMLHGYASSGEKSFEILKSMSLAAEAMKIFHALELIQSQGVESLHQYMDALEKQALTSSVKAVQNLVKDLNFRSALIKTKVLKDMNIVHPKMDILRAMIEKEIEEDINKKIIIFSQYRDTVTVITEHLKQIPNVKPEIFVGQAKRKGKGLSQKQQLELLQKFKDNSFNVLVSSSVGEEGLDIPAVDLVVFYEPVPSAIRHIQRRGRTGRLEKGRVVVLCAKGTIDEGYRWSAHHKEKRMHRILQDFKTKFKPTKHVIKSQELIPESKLKIFCDHREKGNLVIKELIEQGINIKLEQLKVGDYIVSTRVGIEYKKVEDFVNSILDGRLLEQAKQLKINYERPLFIIEGEQDLYSVRNIHPNAIRGMLSTIAISYGIPVIRTKNYKDTASMMQVIAKREQEETNSIFMPHGSNKPKTLKEQQEYLVSALPGVGANLCQPLLFSFGSIKKIINASAEDLMRIDKIGEKKANDIKKLIDLEYGI; from the coding sequence ATGCTTAAAAATTTTAATCCAAGACTCTATCAGCAGACAATTCTTCATACTGCGGTGAATTATAATACATTAGTTGTTTTACCGACAGGGATGGGTAAAACAGGTGTGGCTGTGATGTTAGCTGCTCAAAGACTAAAACAATACCCTAATTCAAAAATTTTAGTTTTAGCGCCTACAAAACCTTTGGTTGAACAAATTAAATCTTTTTTTCAAGATCACATTGAAACAACTGTAATAATGTTTACTGGCCAAATTAAGAGTGAAAAGAGAGCAGAACTTTGGAAATCCAATAACATTATTATCTCTACGCCCCAAGGTCTTGAAAATGATATCATTAATCAAAAAATTGATTTAAAAGATATTTCTCTGTTGATAGTTGATGAGGCCCACAGGGCCATTGGGGATTATAGCTATGTATGGATAGCTAAACAATACCATCAAAAAGCGCTTTTTCCCAGAATATTGGCATTAACTGCATCCCCGGGGTCAGACATAGAAAAAATAACTGAAATAACTCAAAATTTATTTGTTGAAGAGGTTGAAGTAAGGACAAGCGAAGATCCTGATGTTAAACCATATATACAGCATGTAAATATAAAATGGATAGATGTGCAATTACCTGAATCATTTAAAGAAATCAAAAAATTTTTGGATGATTCGTTAAAATCAAAATTAGAAGAAATAAAAAAGAACGGTTTTCTTTCACAATTACAGGTCATTCAACCTTCAAAAATTGAAATCTTAAAATTGCAGGGAATGTTGCACGGTTACGCATCCAGCGGAGAAAAAAGTTTTGAAATTCTGAAATCTATGTCATTGGCAGCAGAGGCAATGAAGATATTCCATGCACTTGAATTAATACAGTCCCAAGGTGTTGAATCATTGCATCAATATATGGATGCTCTAGAGAAACAAGCGCTGACATCCAGTGTTAAAGCTGTGCAAAATTTAGTTAAGGATTTAAATTTTAGGTCTGCCTTGATTAAAACTAAAGTTTTGAAAGATATGAACATTGTACACCCAAAAATGGACATTTTAAGAGCCATGATAGAAAAAGAGATTGAAGAAGATATTAATAAAAAAATAATAATATTTAGCCAGTATCGTGATACTGTTACAGTAATCACGGAACATCTAAAACAAATACCTAATGTTAAGCCTGAAATATTTGTAGGACAAGCAAAAAGAAAAGGCAAAGGGTTAAGTCAGAAACAACAGTTAGAGCTGCTGCAAAAATTTAAAGATAATAGTTTTAATGTTCTTGTCTCAAGTTCAGTTGGTGAAGAAGGCCTTGACATCCCTGCGGTAGATTTAGTTGTGTTTTATGAGCCAGTTCCTAGCGCAATTCGCCATATTCAAAGAAGGGGCAGAACCGGAAGATTAGAAAAAGGCAGAGTAGTCGTGTTATGCGCAAAAGGCACAATTGATGAAGGTTATAGATGGTCTGCGCATCACAAAGAAAAACGCATGCACCGTATTTTGCAAGACTTTAAAACTAAATTTAAACCCACTAAGCACGTAATAAAATCACAAGAATTAATACCGGAATCTAAATTAAAAATATTTTGCGATCATAGAGAAAAGGGCAACCTTGTCATTAAAGAATTAATTGAACAGGGGATAAATATTAAACTTGAACAATTAAAAGTAGGAGATTATATAGTTTCAACGAGGGTTGGCATTGAATATAAAAAAGTTGAAGACTTCGTGAACTCCATTCTTGACGGAAGATTGCTCGAACAAGCTAAACAATTAAAAATTAATTATGAAAGGCCGTTATTTATTATCGAGGGTGAACAAGATTTATACAGCGTCAGAAATATTCATCCAAACGCAATCCGGGGCATGTTATCCACTATTGCAATTTCTTATGGGATTCCTGTCATAAGGACAAAAAATTATAAAGATACTGCTTCAATGATGCAGGTGATTGCCAAACGTGAACAGGAAGAAACTAATTCAATTTTTATGCCACACGGAAGCAACAAACCCAAGACCTTAAAAGAACAGCAAGAATATTTAGTCTCTGCATTGCCCGGAGTTGGCGCCAATTTGTGTCAACCATTATTATTTAGTTTTGGTTCGATTAAAAAAATAATTAATGCAAGCGCTGAAGATCTTATGAGGATTGATAAAATTGGAGAAAAGAAAGCCAACGATATCAAAAAATTAATAGATTTGGAGTATGGGATTTAG